A window from Gossypium raimondii isolate GPD5lz chromosome 7, ASM2569854v1, whole genome shotgun sequence encodes these proteins:
- the LOC105770311 gene encoding uncharacterized protein LOC105770311, whose translation MEDQRVMVIQDASKQVCSSAIKWALHTLILKPGDLLLLLGVLHQVNHPTPVVSLKGTRKLVGYRKKMGFSSKFAANHTIVDRETRKEEFENNAEILEISKLCKAQKVEFRIEVTSGASPAVVAIQSAQNVKATWVILDRKMKKNKKIFLEKLPCGISRMKKNNGIKLLRGPRTKFCLTYDDMIPGNPEEDDLFSIEVFPTCKTISDKPV comes from the exons ATGGAAGATCAAAGAGTAATGGTAATCCAGGATGCATCTAAACAAGTATGTTCAAGTGCCATTAAATGGGCACTTCATACCTTAATTCTTAAGCCTGGAGATTTGCTTCTCCTTCTTGGTGTCCTTCATCAGGTCAATCATCCTACACCTGTTGTGTCTCTCAAAGGAACAAGGAAGCTTG tgGGATATAGGAAGAAAATGGGTTTCAGTTCAAAGTTTGCAGCAAATCACACAATTGTTGATAGGGAAACAAGGAAGGAGGAGTTTGAGAATAATGCTGAAATTTTAGAGATTTCAAAGCTTTGCAAAGCACAAAAG GTTGAGTTTAGGATAGAAGTAACTTCAGGAGCATCACCAGCAGTTGTGGCTATCCAATCCGCACAAAATGTGAAGGCAACATGGGTAATTCTAGACAG gaagatgaagaaaaacaagaaaatctTTCTGGAAAAGCTTCCATGTGGGATATCAAGGATGAAGAAAAACAATGGCATCAAGTTATTGAGAGGACCaagaacaaaattttgtttaacttaTGATGATATGATACCTGGGAACCCTGAAGAAGATGACCTTTTCAGCATTGAAGTTTTCCCAACATGTAAAACTATTTCTGATAAACCTGTTTAG
- the LOC105779572 gene encoding protein LURP-one-related 5 yields MGRMVMVDEKFCFEEETQLTVHKTSVFYRGDGFVVYNPKGELMLRFDSYYGPHGHPLPKDELVLMDATGNCLLTLIRKKPSLHQRWEGLLGEKTKNESPIFCVHRSSIIGRSNVVVDVYGDPSQEYHIDGSYPHRCCTIYNTSLESSSKEPMAEIKRKVDPSTHVMLGKDVFLLCLRPGFDSAFAMALVLILDQMFDDADIDDDDTKEDPTHVALDSSS; encoded by the exons ATGGGAAGAATGGTGATGGTGGATGAGAAATTCTGTTTCGAAGAAGAAACGCAGCTAACCGTGCATAAGACGTCAGTGTTTTATCGAGGAGATGGGTTTGTGGTATACAACCCAAAAGGGGAGCTGATGTTGAGGTTCGATTCTTACTACGGCCCCCATGGCCATCCACTACCCAAAGACGAGCTGGTTCTCATGGACGCCACTGGCAACTGCCTTCTCACCCTCATTCGCAAG AAGCCAAGTCTCCATCAAAGGTGGGAAGGATTATTAGgcgaaaaaacaaaaaatgaaagcCCAATTTTCTGTGTCCATCGATCATCCATCATCGGACGGTCAAATGTTGTAGTGGACGTATACGGTGATCCAAGCCAGGAGTACCATATAGATGGCTCCTATCCCCATCGTTGCTGTACAATCTACAACACTTCTTTAGAGAGCTCATCAAAGGAACCAATGGCTGAGATCAAAAGAAAAGTGGACCCCTCAACTCATGTGATGCTGGGCAAAGATGTGTTTTTGTTGTGTCTTAGGCCAGGGTTTGACAGTGCATTTGCAATGGCCTTAGTCCTCATTCTTGATCAAATGTTTGATGATGCTGATATTGATGACGATGATACCAAAGAGGATCCTACTCATGTTGCACTGGATTCTTCCTCTTAA
- the LOC105779504 gene encoding glucan endo-1,3-beta-glucosidase 11 produces the protein MKSFGVHLFFLLFLAAIASVTVQAFTGTYGINYGRIANNILSPDDVVTLLRAAKIKNVRIYDFDQSVLKAFSGTGLELVVGLPNENLRDVSANADHAMNWVKDNVLAYLPDTHIRGIAIGNEVLGSSDEFSGFLLGAVKNVYNALDKLKLSHLVQITTAHSQAVFADSFPPSSCVFKDNVVQYMKPLLEFFSQIGSPFCLNAYPFLAYMSNKDQIDINYALFLPTKGADDPKTKLHYDNLLDAQIDAAYAALEDAGYGKMEVIVTETGWASHGDENEAAATTNNARTYNYNLRKRLAKMKGTPLRPKSVLKVYVFAIFNENLKPGPTSERNFGLFKPDGSISYDIGFHGFKSSSADSSLLSLKEIRASSWSGSYSIILTMATALLLVL, from the exons aTGAAAAGTTTTGGGGTTCATCTATTCTTCCTGCTCTTTCTTGCTGCGATCG CATCTGTGACCGTGCAAGCATTCACAGGAACGTATGGCATTAATTATGGAAGGATTGCAAATAACATACTTTCACCTGATGACGTTGTAACACTTCTTAGGGCAGCAAAAATAAAGAATGTTCgaatttatgattttgatcAGAGTGTCCTTAAAGCATTTAGTGGGACAGGGCTGGAACTTGTGGTTGGACTCCCAAACGAAAATCTGAGAGATGTGAGTGCCAATGCAGATCATGCTATGAATTGGGTGAAGGACAATGTATTGGCATATCTTCCCGATACACATATTCGTGGGATCGCTATAGGGAATGAAGTCTTAGGAAGCAGTGATGAATTTTCAGGATTTCTTCTGGGTGCAGTTAAGAATGTTTACAATGCATTAGATAAGcttaaattaagtcatttagTTCAGATTACCACTGCACATTCACAGGCTGTTTTTGCTGATTCCTTCCCTCCTTCATCATGTGTATTCAAAGATAATGTTGTTCAGTACATGAAGCCACTCTTAGAGTTTTTTTCGCAAATTGGCTCGCCTTTCTGTTTAAATGCTTACCCTTTTCTAGCCTACATGTCTAATAAAGAccaaattgatataaattatgCTCTCTTCCTACCAACAAAAGGAGCAGATGATCCAAAAACTAAGTTGCATTATGATAACTTGCTTGATGCTCAGATTGATGCAGCCTATGCTGCATTAGAAGATGCTGGATATGGAAAGATGGAAGTCATTGTCACAGAGACCGGGTGGGCTTCACATGGCGATGAGAATGAAGCTGCGGCAACCACAAACAATGCAAGGACTTATAATTACAATTTGCGGAAAAGACTTGCAAAGATGAAAGGAACTCCACTCAGGCCAAAAAGTGTGCTTAAGGTTTATGTTTTTGCAatctttaatgaaaatttgaagcCTGGGCCAACATCTGAGAGGAATTTTGGACTGTTTAAACCTGATGGAAGCATCTCATATGACATTGGGTTTCATGGGTTTAAATCTTCATCTGCAGATTCATCACTGCTGTCTTTGAAG GAAATTCGAGCATCCAGTTGGTCTGGCTCCTACTCCATAATATTAACGATGGCTACTGCACTACTGCTTGTGTTGTGA
- the LOC105779430 gene encoding thylakoid lumenal 16.5 kDa protein, chloroplastic, with the protein MATAFLSTANSFFPSSISPSTSSSCSSSSSSLGTALVYLNNQNVQRRTLCKAFNESPPPTPALTKRGFSLCFITSLVLAAGNGCSNAIAAILEADDDEELLEKVKKDRKKRLERQGVISSSGQEKGYLQDVVYKLSEIGQAIDNNDLSTASSVLGGSTDTEWVKNANVAFNKLSSSPEEKTQVETFNSSLASLISSVTKNDVESSKVAFVTSATAFEKWTTLTGLVGQLKGL; encoded by the exons atggcaaCTGCATTTCTCTCAACTGCTAATTCCTTCTTCCCATCATCTATTTCCCCTTCAACATCTTCTTCCTGttcgtcatcatcatcatcattaggGACTGCATTAGTTTACCTCAACAATCAAAATGTCCAAAGAAGAACCCTTTGCAAAGCATTCAATGAATCACCACCACCAACTCCAGCTTTAACTAAAAGAGGCTTCTCCCTTTGCTTCATCACCAGCTTAGTGTTGGCTGCTGGTAATGGTTGCTCCAATGCCATTGCAGCAATTCTAGAGGCCGATGATGATGAAGAGCTCTTGGAGAAAGTCAAGAAGGATAGAAAGAAGAGGCTTGAAAGACAAGGAGTAATCAGTTCATCGGGTCAAGAGAAAG GGTATTTGCAGGATGTGGTGTATAAGTTAAGCGAAATAGGTCAAGCCATTGACAACAATGATCTATCCACAGCTAGTTCAGTTCTTGGGGGAAGCACTGATACAGAGTGGGTCAAGAATGCCAATGTAGCCTTCAACAAG CTGAGCTCTAGCCCTGAAGAAAAGACTCAGGTGGAGACGTTCAATTCTTCATTAGCTTCATTGATATCATCAG TTACAAAAAATGATGTTGAATCATCCAAAGTAGCATTTGTGACATCTGCAACTGCATTTGAGAAATGGACGACCTTGACAGGGCTCGTTGGACAACTTAAAGGACTTTGA